In Glycine soja cultivar W05 chromosome 10, ASM419377v2, whole genome shotgun sequence, the genomic stretch TGTAACCTAGGTGAAACTTGTTTGATATAAAATAGTGTTTAGTATCTTAATCATGACATGTATCAAAACAACAAAGGGGACAATGAGCAGATTGTTCTCTGCCTGAACAGGAAAGTTCCAATTTCGATTTTATTATGTGAACCTAGATTGTTATTGTTATGTGCTGTGCTTATCATTCTCTGCATTGTTATTGTTATCCTTTATGATTTTATAtgtgaaatttaattaatctaCGAATAGATTTATGCCTATTTGGCTTTGAGCTTTAGCATCAAGCTAGATCTAGAACATGTGTCTCCATCTCCTCATCTCATCCAAAAATTTGAGCTGATCTTGTAAGGAAGGCTGCCCTTTTTTTAACGCTGTGAACTGCAATGGAGCTTAAGTTCCAAGTATGTGAAACTTCacacttgttttttttgttggaggGTAGGGACTATTATTTGACCTTTAGATGGTTAGTCTGTCACTTCGAAGTTCGAACAATGATTAGTTAGATATCATAAGTTTCCAACAATAATTGTGAATTTTCATTGGTTGTTAACTTGTTAATGTCGCTTTACAAATTGATCATGCTATTGCATACAAGGATTTGCTTTCTTCTAGTACATGGTTCAAACTGACTTGGATTACCATGAAAAATGCAGTTTTCCTTGTACTTGTTTCTCACATTTAAGAGTATATCCTTCTTTTCCCCCATTGAAGATTGTGGTGCAGGAAGTTGTAAACTTCTCTTGGGAATGCTGTCCCTAATGTGTTTGAATGGAGGATGAATTTAGGTGGAAGAATGTTTCTGAAAGGCACATCAAGATATGTGGAAGATAGATTTCTTGTTcagttaaaaacttaaaatcccTGAATTTCTCCATATATGAAATACTCAAAGTGGCCTATATGGGTTGTGAGCGGACATTGCGCTGTACTCTATGATTATTCAAAAATGAGAATGAACTGGAGAAAAAGGGAATCATAGATTGGAAATATTTTGATGAGCAAGATCATAGCAAAAGTGTGGAGGGTACACTTGCAGTAAACATATGAAAATCAGTCAAAGATTAGAAACCTCTTTAGAcatattagtaaaataaacaaacaaaaaatattcaaaggCACTATAACATGACAAACTAAATGCCTTCAATATGTTAAtcaccaaataaaaaatcatttacctGGAGATATAAGACTGATCTAATggtaaagggaaaagaaaagtgGTTGCATgtttaaatccttttttttttttacaaaaattaataatattaataactaacatttactagtaaaaaattctctttaaaataaaacattcatGATAATACttatgagaaaaatataaacatcaGTCCAAAACTCTTAAATAACTATATTAGAGTAATTCCTATGTAATTAGAAGTTTATTGATTTAAGTGATATTGAACTTGATTTTCTTCGAAAAGGTATTGAGTTTGAcctttgtgaatgaaaaaaaataattgagaagggaaaattttattaaagataatcATCTAAAATTCCATAGATTAATATAAACAAAGGAAATTCaataacacattaaaaaaaaagaataattcctATGCATTGCATACACAACTGGAAAAAGTAATCAAAATAGTGGAGTGTAGACCTGTGCAAGAGAGATAAAAgtacaaaacaataaaatattctaaaaaaatgatgtataataataggtatatatatatatatatatatatatatatatatatatatatatatatatatatattatatcatatcatatcttaatattatttaatttatctcaaatataaaatagaatacCCTCTATTATCTGACAAATTATTTGATACATATgatagataatataaaaaattatcatattcttttcttatcttatttttattcaattcttTTATTCTATCTTATCTTAATTACTCTTTtcatctttaattataaaatgtttttagaattttatttattcttttttatatttttttaaaaaatatctaaatatattagttatttttttctacatattctcacttaattattctctttctaaataataatgaaaaataattattaaatgaataaaaaaattaattttttaatataattatttaaattaattatttttatatgaattagttaaaataatgttataattAACCTCTATGAGAATAGTATACAACATTAAAATGTTGGTCCCAAAACCTTAGGAAAATAAAAGACAGTAACGCACCATGGACATAGGTTAATGACAATAAATatcaataacattaaataaaatgacataaacaaatcattttcaaattttaaagactaaaatgtataaataatgAAGGTGTAAGATCAAATTAATAGGTTaacctaaaataatttaaagttacAAGATACAGAAAAAATACAACCCTAGAACAAGAACACTGTGCTTGTGCAAATTTCTTTTACTCTGCCTCAGTTATCATTGCGTATACATATGTGCACAAATACGTATACAatactatttaatatttacCCACAATTCATTCACTCACATTCCTACAGGGTTCAAACCTTTGCTTCACTCCTTCAACGCCGTACTATCGTTTCCGAGAACCATCTCTTTTTTTCTCGCCGCTCTTCCCCGCAATCGCAACGCGCGTTTTGCTTCTCCTTTTATCGCAGATTCTCTGCGTCGTCACCAGACTCACGTACGGTTCGCCCTACACGAATCTcgcactttttttatttttctccctctGGCGTAGAATTTGTGCAAATCgatctttttcttcaattttcctTTCGATTTTGCAGTTCCGTGATTCGAACGCGGCGTGGGGAAGAGAAAACCCTAATCCGACATGGGGAAGAAGAAGCCGACGGCGAGGGACGAAGAGAACGCGTCGCAGCAAGGCGGCGGCGGGAAATCGAAGAAGAAGGCGGTTGTCATCGACGACGATGAGTACTCCGTCGGAACTGAGCTCTCCGAGGAGCAGGCACCGGCGTCAGAGGAGAAACCCGCCGCGGCGGGAAAGAAGAAAGGTAAGAAAGGTAATGCTAAAGCTAAgaacaatgatgatgatgttgatgaGGATGAGGATGTTTCTGGAATTGTGTTTGCTGGGAAGAAGAAGGGGAAGAATAAGAAAGGTGGTGGGAGCAGTGCGTTCACTGCTTCtggctttgatttgcttggtgacgaggaagatgatgatgaagagaaATCTGGGTTGACCGGTGAGGTTGATGGTGAGGAAGAGGATGAACCTGTGGTTAGTTTTACGGGGAAGAAGAAGTCATCCAAGAAAGGAGGTGGTAGTTTGTTCAGTGCATCTGCTTTTGATGATGGtgaggaggaggaggatgagACAGTGATTAGTTTTTCTGGCAAGAAGAAGTCCTCTAGAGGTTCGAAGAACTCTGCCTCGGCTTTTGATGCTATTGATGATGATGCGGATGGTAAGGTGGTGGATGATAAGAATGacgatgttgatgatgatgatgagccTGTTATTTCTTTCACTGGGAAGAAGAAGTCTTCCAAAGGGGGTAAGAAGGGTGGTTCTGTGTTTTCGGCTGCTGTTCTCGGTGAGATTGATGACGATGAGGAGAATAaggatgatggtggtggtgatgatgatgatgatattggACCGATCACTTTCTCTGGTAAGAAAAGGAAATCTTCCAAAAAGGCTGCTAATTCCGTTAGCAAAGGTGCTTCTGTTGAGGAAGGTGATGACAAGGATGAGGATGATGTTTCTTTAGTTGCATTTTCAGGTAAAAAGAAGTCTTCTAAAAAGAAGGGCAGTAGTGCTGCTGCCAAAGCGAGTGATGAAAATGTGGATGTAGTGGAGCCTGAGGCACCCAGTGTTGGTAGTACTGATGCTGGCAACAGCAATGTAAATAAGAGTGAAGAGGTCGCtggaaattctaaaaataaaaagaagaataagaagaagagtgGAAGAACTGCTCAAGAGGAGGAAGATTTGGACAAACTTCTTGCAGAGCTTGGTGAGACCCCTCCTGTACCCAAACCCACAACTCTACCCCAGGATGATAAAGTTCAGCCTATTCCTGAAGTAGTACCTGTTGCTGATGCTTCCGGGCAAAAGGAAGGTGAAGAGGAGACTGTAGAGACAGCTGctgcaaagaagaagaagaagaaaaaggaaaaggaaaaggagaagaagGCAGCTGCGGCAGCATCAGCCGTAGGAACTGCACCAGAAAATGGAACAGCAGAAGATAAAGCTGAGGTAATTGAACCGAAGAAGAATGATTCAAAGGCTAAAAAAGCGGCTGATAAGAAAGTGCCAAAGCATGTTAGGGAGATGCAAGAGGCACTAGCTCGAAGACAAGAGGctgaagaaaggaagaaaagagaagaggaGGAAAGGTTAAGGAAGGAGGAAGAGGAGCGTCGTAAGCAAGAGGAACTTGAGAGGCAAGCAGAAGAGGCTAGACGCAGaaagaaggaaagagaaaaggagaaactCCAGAAAAAAAAGCAAGAAGGTAAACTGTTAACTGGTAAGCAGAAGGAAGAAGCCCGCCGTCTGGAGGCAATGAGGAGGCAGATTCTCAATAACACAGGGGGCATGACTCTCCCTGGTGGGGACTCTGGTGCTCCACCCAAAAAACCCATATATCAAACGAAGAAGGTAAAACCAAATAATCGTAATCAGAAtggtgctgctgctgctgctcctGCTCAGACTGCTGAAACTGTTGAAGCAAAGGAGACTGATGCTGACCTTGCTTCAGAGGAACCAGAAAAGATTGAAGAAGTGGAGTCGGTCCAGGTGGATGACAAAGTTGAACTTCTTGtagctgatgaagatgatggGGCGGAAGATGATGACGAGGATGAATGGGATGCAAAAAGCTGGGATGATGTTAATCTGAATAACAAAGGTGCATTTGCTGATGAAGAGGTTGACTCAGAGCCTAAACCTATCGTCAAGGAGATTAAAAATGCTGTACCTGCTCAGAATGCTGGTGAGATTtgcattt encodes the following:
- the LOC114371239 gene encoding eukaryotic translation initiation factor 5B-like gives rise to the protein MGKKKPTARDEENASQQGGGGKSKKKAVVIDDDEYSVGTELSEEQAPASEEKPAAAGKKKGKKGNAKAKNNDDDVDEDEDVSGIVFAGKKKGKNKKGGGSSAFTASGFDLLGDEEDDDEEKSGLTGEVDGEEEDEPVVSFTGKKKSSKKGGGSLFSASAFDDGEEEEDETVISFSGKKKSSRGSKNSASAFDAIDDDADGKVVDDKNDDVDDDDEPVISFTGKKKSSKGGKKGGSVFSAAVLGEIDDDEENKDDGGGDDDDDIGPITFSGKKRKSSKKAANSVSKGASVEEGDDKDEDDVSLVAFSGKKKSSKKKGSSAAAKASDENVDVVEPEAPSVGSTDAGNSNVNKSEEVAGNSKNKKKNKKKSGRTAQEEEDLDKLLAELGETPPVPKPTTLPQDDKVQPIPEVVPVADASGQKEGEEETVETAAAKKKKKKKEKEKEKKAAAAASAVGTAPENGTAEDKAEVIEPKKNDSKAKKAADKKVPKHVREMQEALARRQEAEERKKREEEERLRKEEEERRKQEELERQAEEARRRKKEREKEKLQKKKQEGKLLTGKQKEEARRLEAMRRQILNNTGGMTLPGGDSGAPPKKPIYQTKKVKPNNRNQNGAAAAAPAQTAETVEAKETDADLASEEPEKIEEVESVQVDDKVELLVADEDDGAEDDDEDEWDAKSWDDVNLNNKGAFADEEVDSEPKPIVKEIKNAVPAQNAGATKPVVEEIENGKQAKPHLNREPRKSAVPPKPSDENLRSPICCIMGHVDTGKTKLLDCIRGTNVQEGEAGGITQQIGATYFPAENIRERTKELKADAKLKVPGLLVIDTPGHESFTNLRSRGSGLCDIAILVVDIMHGLEQQTIESLNLLKMRNTEFIVALNKVDRLYGWKTCRNAPIVKAMKQQTKDVQNEFNMRLTQIITEFKEQGLNTELYYKNKEMGETFSIVPTSAISGEGIPDLLLLLIQWTQKTMVEKLTYSEEVQCTVLEVKVVEGHGTTIDVVLVNGVLHEGEQIVVCGMQGPIVTTIRALLTPHPMKELRVKGTYLHHKEIKAAMGIKITAQGLEHAIAGTGLYVVKPDDDLEDVKESAMEDMRSVMSRIDRTGEGVCVQASTLGSLEALLEFLKTPEVSIPVSGISIGPVHKKDVMKASVMLEKKREYAAILAFDVKVTPEARELADELGVKIFIADIIYHLFDQFKAYIDNIKEEKKREAADEAVFPCVMSILPNCIFNKKDPIVLGVDILEGILKIGTPICIPSREFIDIGRIASIENNHKPVDYAKKGQKVAIKIVGSNSEEQQKMFGRHFEIDDELVSHISRRSIDILKTNYRDELNMEEWRLVVKLKNLFKIQ